A DNA window from Arachis hypogaea cultivar Tifrunner chromosome 18, arahy.Tifrunner.gnm2.J5K5, whole genome shotgun sequence contains the following coding sequences:
- the LOC112772770 gene encoding cryptochrome DASH, chloroplastic/mitochondrial: MAVPFFTTTFVPSLSSKTITPITPSKSTIAFIRFLTFSTMNSSPSPSSPSIYHVPDLGANDMDRVADHTFRTYTSNNNANVAKRSGKGSAIVWFRNDLRVLDNEVLYKAWLSSETVLPVFCVDPRLFSTTYHFGFPKTGALRAQFFVECLADLRKNLTKFGLNLLIQHGKPEDILPSLAKAFKAHTVYAQKETCSEELNVERLVSKGLRQVAMPSGESSSSTNSNNFPKLQLIWGTTLYHIDDLPFDAGSLPDVYTQFRKTVEAKCSIRPCIKLPVLLGPPPLVEDWGCVPSLEKLGLSSQNVSKGMKFVGGETAALSRVYEYFWKKDLLKVYKETRNGMLGPDYSTKFSPWLAFGSLSPRLIHEEVKRYEKERIANGSTYWVLFELIWRDYFRFLSVKYGNSIFYLGGPRKVQQKWSQDKILFESWRDGRTGYPLIDANMKELSTTGFMSNRGRQIVCSFLVRDMGIDWRMGAEWFETCLLDYDPCSNYGNWTYGSGVGNDPREDRYFSIPKQAQTYDPEGEYVAYWLPRLQTIPKEKRNFPGNLYIRQIVPLKYGRLQNDGARSSNDRRNDRRWNRN; the protein is encoded by the exons ATGGCCGTTCCCTTCTTCACAACAACATTTGTTCCATCTCTTTCCTCAAAAACCATCACTCCCATCACTCCTTCAAAGTCCACAATAGCCTTCATTCGCTTCCTCACATTCTCAACAATGAACTCATCGCCATCACCGTCATCACCATCGATCTACCACGTGCCAGACCTAGGTGCCAACGACATGGACCGTGTGGCAGACCACACTTTCCGAACCTACACTTCGAATAACAATGCAAATGTGGCCAAGAGAAGTGGTAAAGGTTCGGCAATTGTGTGGTTCAGAAATGATCTGAGGGTGTTAGACAATGAAGTTCTCTACAAAGCGTGGCTCTCTTCGGAAACTGTCTTACCCGTTTTCTGTGTTGATCCTCGCCTCTTTTCCACCACTTACCACTTTGGTTTTCCCAAAACTGGAG CATTGAGAGCTCAATTTTTCGTCGAATGCTTGGCCGACTTGAGGAAGAACTTGACAAAATTCGGACTTAATTTGCTTATACAACACGGAAAGCCTGAAGATATTCTTCCTTCTCTAGCTAAAGCTTTCAAAGCTCATACA GTGTATGCCCAGAAAGAAACCTGCAGTGAGGAGCTGAACGTTGAAAGATTAGTCAGCAAAGGTCTTCGACAAGTAGCAATGCCATCCGGGGAATCTAGTAGTTCAACGAATTCAAACAACTTCCCCAAGTTACAATTGATTTGGGGTACCACCTTGTACCACATAGATGACCTTCCTTTTGATGCCGGTAGTTTGCCGGACGTGTATACTCAATTTCGTAAG ACTGTCGAGGCGAAGTGTTCGATACGTCCGTGCATCAAACTTCCTGTGTTGCTTGGACCTCCTCCACTTGTTGAGGATTGGGGGTGTGTTCCTTCATTAGAGAAGCTGGGACTTAGCTCACAGAAT GTTAGCAAGGGGATGAAATTTGTAGGAGGTGAAACTGCGGCGTTGAGCAGAGTATATGAATACTTTTGGAAGAAG GATTTGCTAAAGGTATATAAAGAGACCAGAAATGGAATGTTAGGACCTGATTACTCCACTAAGTTCTCACCATGGCTTGCATTTGGAAGCTTGTCTCCTCGTTTAATACACGAAGAG GTGAAGAGATATGAGAAGGAAAGGATAGCAAATGGTTCTACATACTG GGTCTTGTTTGAGTTGATATGGAGGGATTACTTCCGGTTTTTATCGGTGAAATATGGGAATTCAATTTTCTATTTAG GTGGTCCTAGGAAGGTTCAGCAGAAGTGGAGCCAAGACAAGATTTTGTTTGAATCATGGAGAGACGGCCGTACCGG ATATCCTTTGATTGATGCCAATATGAAAGAACTATCAACAACAGGGTTTATGTCAAACCGAGGACGGCAG ATTGTGTGTTCATTTCTTGTTCGTGATATGGGCATAGATTGGCGAATGGGAGCAGAGTGGTTCGAGACGTGTCTTCTGGATTATGATCCATGTTCTAATTATGGAAACTGGACTTATGGTTCAG GAGTTGGGAATGATCCAAGAGAAGATCGATATTTCAGCATTCCGAAACAA GCACAAACATATGATCCGGAAGGAGAATACGTTGCATACTGGTTGCCGCGATTACAAACAATTCCGAAAGAGAAAAGGAACTTTCCTGGAAATTTATACATCCGTCAAATTGTGCCTCTCAAGTATGGTAGACTCCAGAATGACGGCGCAAGAAGCAGCAATGATAGAAGGAATGACAGAAGATGGAACAGGAACTAA